From Sphaerochaeta sp., a single genomic window includes:
- a CDS encoding FtsX-like permease family protein encodes MPDVSFAEAVSKIPVSVYRDGDLTTVTAVGVDASTSRFAVGKSVTVLSGRMIETGKNEVVLTKRLLSKLGLSLGDSVTLLSKTATGGTNGASYRIVGTVSYANAQYNGDVLVMPLSQLDLLGRMPGGALELYAHLVPDVDPNDAAQMITQALSDPSLEIKTWKQVTVIAAFLPMYDVMFLLIEILFFCIASTLIFNTTMMAVMEWKREISTMIALGFSRSSIIRLFVTESAIVSFIAAVLATVGALLAIFAAGVHGIDLSAMGADAVQGWGFSQVLYPTVSVRSACGTAGFGFAVAVIAALLASRGVRKIEAAQALREED; translated from the coding sequence TTGCCGGATGTATCGTTCGCCGAGGCGGTGAGCAAAATCCCCGTGTCGGTATATCGTGACGGGGACCTGACCACCGTCACTGCCGTCGGTGTGGATGCCTCAACCAGTAGGTTTGCCGTGGGAAAGAGCGTTACAGTGCTCTCCGGCAGGATGATCGAAACCGGAAAGAATGAAGTGGTGCTGACCAAACGGCTTCTTTCCAAGCTGGGGCTGTCGCTGGGGGATTCGGTCACCTTGCTCTCTAAAACGGCGACTGGTGGGACCAATGGCGCCTCCTACCGTATTGTCGGGACGGTTTCCTACGCAAACGCCCAGTACAACGGCGATGTCCTGGTCATGCCGCTCTCCCAACTTGATCTGTTGGGGAGGATGCCGGGGGGTGCCCTTGAACTGTACGCCCATCTTGTACCGGATGTCGATCCCAACGACGCGGCCCAGATGATCACCCAGGCGCTCTCCGATCCCTCACTGGAAATCAAGACATGGAAGCAGGTGACGGTCATCGCGGCGTTCCTGCCGATGTATGATGTGATGTTCCTGCTCATCGAGATTCTGTTCTTCTGCATCGCCTCGACGTTGATCTTCAACACCACGATGATGGCGGTGATGGAATGGAAACGGGAGATCAGCACGATGATCGCCCTTGGCTTTTCCCGCTCTTCGATCATCCGGTTGTTCGTGACGGAAAGCGCCATTGTGTCCTTCATCGCCGCGGTCTTGGCGACGGTGGGTGCGTTGCTTGCCATCTTTGCCGCGGGAGTGCATGGCATTGACTTGTCGGCGATGGGCGCCGATGCCGTACAAGGCTGGGGGTTTTCCCAAGTCCTGTACCCGACGGTATCGGTGCGTTCGGCGTGCGGTACGGCGGGGTTTGGATTTGCCGTTGCGGTGATCGCCGCGTTGCTTGCGTCACGGGGCGTCAGGAAGATCGAGGCGGCTCAGGCATTACGGGAGGAGGATTAG
- a CDS encoding anaerobic ribonucleoside-triphosphate reductase activating protein → MRIGGFQPVDLVNFPSVVAATVFTMGCDCRCPYCHNPTLVRAEEPPLSEEDVVGWLRERKDLVDGVVVSGGEPCMQDDLPGFLRTIKEMGFRVKLDTNGSYPWMLSALFSDGLLDYVAMDIKADREGYLRVAGIPASRVEASVSLLLGGSVPYEFRTTCVKELLTTEDIRSIGTWIHGAKRYVLQRFNPKVTLDKKAGAWSSFSDEELEELAKALSPDVSVVIR, encoded by the coding sequence ATGCGTATCGGCGGGTTCCAACCCGTCGACCTGGTCAACTTTCCCTCCGTTGTGGCTGCCACGGTCTTCACCATGGGCTGTGACTGCCGCTGTCCGTACTGCCACAATCCGACGCTGGTACGGGCGGAGGAACCTCCCCTGTCCGAAGAGGATGTGGTTGGGTGGTTACGGGAGAGAAAGGATCTGGTCGACGGTGTAGTGGTCAGTGGGGGGGAGCCCTGCATGCAGGACGATCTTCCCGGGTTCCTGCGTACCATCAAGGAGATGGGTTTCCGGGTCAAGCTGGATACCAACGGAAGCTATCCGTGGATGCTCTCCGCGCTCTTCTCTGATGGCCTGTTGGATTACGTGGCGATGGACATCAAGGCGGATCGTGAGGGATATCTCCGGGTGGCTGGAATCCCCGCCTCCCGAGTGGAGGCTTCCGTTTCCCTGCTGCTTGGTGGGTCGGTTCCGTACGAATTCCGAACCACCTGTGTGAAGGAGCTGCTCACCACGGAGGATATCCGTTCCATCGGGACGTGGATCCATGGGGCGAAGCGGTACGTGCTGCAACGGTTCAACCCCAAGGTCACGTTGGACAAGAAAGCGGGGGCATGGTCTTCTTTTTCAGATGAGGAGCTGGAAGAGCTTGCAAAGGCGCTCAGCCCGGATGTCAGTGTTGTGATCCGTTGA
- a CDS encoding outer membrane lipoprotein-sorting protein, with amino-acid sequence MKRWRQVFLVGWMLVVLAPLGAANLTADQIVDAMTTAMDYQDATFSATLVNTDRLGSTSLTFDTYQNARDDTLLVVTEGADAGQKILRLDDDIYLYYPDADEIIRLSGSSLKNAFLGTDFSYEDLTGDDDYTSRFTSTLNGTESIDGVSCYVITLTAKKLSEPYQMEKMWIDQQRFIPLKTELYSKSGKLLKVMTYQEYLHDGDVWFPGSIHVTNAVKKGNSSVMTVTNATFNKGVDPSLFKKETLAW; translated from the coding sequence ATGAAACGGTGGAGACAGGTGTTTCTGGTAGGATGGATGCTGGTGGTGCTGGCTCCTTTGGGCGCTGCGAACCTCACGGCCGACCAGATCGTGGACGCGATGACCACGGCGATGGACTATCAGGACGCGACGTTTTCCGCCACGTTGGTCAATACCGACCGGCTGGGTTCAACCAGCCTGACGTTCGACACCTACCAGAACGCACGGGACGATACGTTGCTCGTCGTGACGGAAGGCGCGGACGCCGGTCAGAAAATCCTCCGGTTGGATGATGACATCTATCTGTACTATCCCGATGCCGATGAAATCATCCGTCTTTCCGGTTCCTCCCTGAAGAACGCGTTCCTTGGGACGGATTTCTCCTATGAGGACCTGACCGGGGACGACGATTACACTTCACGGTTCACCTCGACGCTGAACGGGACGGAATCCATCGATGGCGTTTCCTGTTATGTCATCACGCTTACGGCGAAAAAGCTCTCAGAACCGTACCAGATGGAGAAGATGTGGATCGACCAACAGCGATTCATCCCGTTGAAAACGGAGTTGTACTCCAAGAGCGGAAAACTGCTCAAAGTGATGACCTACCAGGAGTACCTTCATGACGGGGATGTCTGGTTTCCCGGGAGCATTCATGTAACCAACGCGGTGAAGAAGGGCAATTCCAGCGTGATGACCGTCACCAACGCGACGTTCAACAAGGGTGTTGATCCCTCCCTTTTCAAAAAGGAGACCTTGGCATGGTGA
- a CDS encoding ferritin, translated as MDKKVAELLNSQVNKEFYSAYLYLDFSDFYFEKGLFGYASWYRIQAGEELEHAKKMIQYLGENGQHVTLEAIGKPNVPMKELIDPLKAGLAHEKYITASINDIYAAAEDSKDYRTQEFLGWFIKEQGEEELDAGNQVRQFEMYGSDPKTLYLLDKAAGERK; from the coding sequence ATGGACAAGAAAGTTGCTGAACTGCTCAACAGCCAGGTAAACAAAGAGTTCTACTCCGCGTACCTATATCTCGATTTTTCGGATTTCTACTTTGAGAAGGGTTTGTTTGGGTATGCGAGCTGGTACCGCATTCAGGCTGGTGAAGAGCTTGAGCATGCGAAGAAGATGATCCAGTACCTTGGCGAAAACGGACAGCATGTCACGTTGGAAGCCATTGGAAAACCGAATGTACCGATGAAAGAGCTGATCGACCCGCTGAAGGCTGGTCTGGCTCATGAGAAATACATCACCGCCTCGATCAACGACATTTATGCCGCCGCCGAGGATTCGAAGGATTATCGCACACAGGAATTCCTGGGCTGGTTCATCAAGGAACAGGGCGAGGAAGAGCTGGATGCCGGCAATCAGGTCAGACAGTTCGAGATGTACGGCTCCGATCCGAAGACACTGTATTTGCTGGACAAGGCTGCTGGAGAGCGGAAGTAA
- a CDS encoding metal-dependent transcriptional regulator has product MVIKEAVEMYLETILVLSKELEHVRSLDVAVRMGYSKPTISEQMKTLKENGLVRMDENNYIYLTPRGKEIADRTYERHVMITKMFKNIGVSPVTAEQDACRIEHYISEETFDCMKAFFAKEEGLDLNGSQH; this is encoded by the coding sequence ATGGTCATCAAGGAAGCGGTCGAAATGTATCTGGAAACGATTCTCGTGCTGAGCAAGGAACTTGAGCACGTCCGTTCCCTTGATGTCGCCGTCCGCATGGGATACTCCAAACCGACGATCAGCGAGCAGATGAAGACGTTGAAGGAGAACGGTCTGGTCCGAATGGACGAGAACAACTACATCTATCTCACCCCGCGAGGCAAGGAGATCGCCGACCGGACCTACGAACGCCATGTGATGATCACCAAGATGTTCAAGAACATCGGCGTCAGCCCGGTCACCGCGGAACAGGACGCCTGCCGCATCGAACACTACATCAGCGAAGAGACCTTCGACTGCATGAAGGCGTTCTTCGCCAAAGAGGAAGGCCTGGACCTCAACGGATCACAACACTGA
- a CDS encoding efflux RND transporter permease subunit gives MSVTRSAVKHPTTVLIIFILLTALGGYLMGKLPIDLLPDMDIPYVLVQSTYTDASPTEVEDKLTRVLENSLSSVSGLKQISSTSSQGSSTIIMEFEMDADIDQAVNSIRDRIDLVRNYLPSGSTSPVIVRMDPTMIPIMTLALTSDTLGPEELRTIAADTVQPRLEQVSGVASTSLTGGRERAIRVTIPQEKLDAYHLSLTSISQMLAAQNLQSSAGQITEDGITWSVTTDGQFASLDDIRSTVIAYKTGSDNTVSRILLGDVATVTDGYKDVDSYAYFNGKPAVNISLQKQTGKNTVATAEAVRSQLDVIRKSLPAGVEITEAYNTSDIIGTSVKQVEDSALQGALLAILVLLFFLRNFKSTLIIGLSIPISLVITLGVMYFAGFTLNLMTLAGLALGIGMLVDNSIVILENIFSYREKGAKASVAAVLGSQEMVMAITSSTLTTICVFLPMILYKRQLGMVGQVFNSLAFTVVFSLVCSLLVALFLVPVLASKYLKIGDIKERNQKGFQKLMTRFFTAWDNGYAKAVRWTLHHKVLVILVILLLFGFSIKKIGDIGFIYMPSSEENSVTVSITMPQGTDLEVTDDLLRQFDAMAQSKLAGVKSSVASSGGATTLMSSGGSSTASVSYTLYDSAERKEGWDTDATAKAKLESLFPLFPQASFSIQQSTTSLSSSSGIDIAVKSSDMDRVVSTSNAIKTLLEKQATDSLADVTSSLSEGLPELSITYDRERMYALGVTIAQANAEIQSAIKGTTATLYHDKGSDIDVIVSLDPKDKTSIADLDNLYVTSSAGLRVPLSNFATYTQGTGPISIAHEDQSRVVHVTANIRPGHTVDKTQREIQALIDANIPQDSDVMITYSGDYQELQQGLTTFAEIIIMAILLVFAIMASQFESFKNPFIILFCIPLSVIGIVLIYLATGQTLSLITAVGLLLLVGIIVNNGIVLISYISMLRKRGESLEDACVDAAKSRLRPILMTTLTTLLALIPMAFTQQEGSAMVQPIGQTVLGGLGFGTLMTLFLMPVLYYIFNRHADKKAQKRMEKEYKDLSVRQEES, from the coding sequence ATGAGCGTTACCCGCAGCGCGGTGAAACATCCCACGACCGTCCTGATCATCTTTATTCTGCTGACGGCGTTGGGCGGCTATCTGATGGGAAAACTTCCCATCGACCTTTTGCCAGACATGGACATCCCGTACGTGTTGGTGCAGTCCACCTACACGGACGCGTCCCCCACCGAAGTGGAGGACAAGCTCACCCGGGTGCTGGAGAACTCCCTCTCCAGCGTCTCCGGTCTGAAGCAGATATCCAGCACATCCTCGCAGGGTTCCAGCACCATCATCATGGAGTTTGAGATGGATGCTGACATCGACCAGGCGGTGAATTCCATCCGCGACCGCATCGATTTGGTGCGGAACTACCTCCCCAGCGGTTCCACCAGCCCGGTGATCGTCCGCATGGATCCGACGATGATCCCCATCATGACGTTGGCGCTGACCAGTGACACGTTGGGACCGGAGGAACTCAGGACCATTGCGGCGGATACCGTCCAACCTCGGCTGGAACAAGTCTCCGGCGTCGCGTCCACGTCGCTTACCGGTGGCCGGGAACGTGCCATCCGGGTGACGATCCCCCAGGAGAAACTGGATGCCTATCATCTGTCGCTGACCAGCATCAGCCAGATGCTTGCGGCGCAGAACCTGCAGAGTTCCGCCGGACAGATCACGGAGGATGGCATCACCTGGTCGGTGACCACCGACGGGCAGTTCGCTTCGCTGGATGACATCCGTTCCACCGTCATCGCCTACAAGACCGGTTCGGACAATACGGTCAGCCGGATTCTTCTGGGAGATGTCGCCACGGTGACGGATGGCTACAAGGATGTGGACAGTTACGCCTACTTCAACGGGAAACCCGCGGTGAACATCTCATTGCAGAAGCAGACGGGAAAGAACACCGTCGCTACGGCGGAAGCGGTGCGCAGCCAACTTGATGTGATTCGCAAGAGCCTGCCTGCCGGGGTGGAGATCACTGAGGCGTACAACACCAGCGACATCATCGGGACTTCGGTCAAGCAGGTGGAGGACAGCGCCTTGCAAGGAGCGCTCCTTGCCATTCTGGTGCTGCTGTTCTTCCTCCGCAACTTCAAGAGCACGTTGATCATCGGGCTTTCCATCCCGATCTCCCTGGTCATTACGCTGGGGGTGATGTACTTCGCCGGCTTCACGCTGAATTTGATGACCCTTGCCGGTTTGGCGTTGGGCATCGGCATGTTGGTGGACAACAGCATCGTTATTCTGGAGAACATCTTCAGCTACCGGGAAAAAGGGGCAAAGGCGTCGGTGGCTGCCGTCCTGGGCTCCCAGGAGATGGTGATGGCCATCACCAGCAGCACGCTGACCACCATCTGCGTCTTCCTCCCGATGATCCTGTACAAACGGCAGCTTGGCATGGTGGGGCAGGTGTTCAACAGCCTGGCCTTCACCGTCGTCTTCTCGCTGGTCTGTTCGCTTCTTGTCGCCCTGTTTCTGGTGCCGGTGCTTGCGTCCAAATACCTGAAGATCGGAGACATCAAGGAACGGAACCAGAAAGGGTTCCAGAAGCTGATGACCCGTTTCTTCACCGCGTGGGACAACGGGTACGCCAAGGCGGTGCGCTGGACGCTGCACCACAAGGTGCTGGTCATTCTGGTGATCCTCCTGCTGTTCGGCTTCTCCATCAAGAAGATCGGGGACATCGGGTTCATCTACATGCCCTCATCGGAAGAGAACAGCGTCACCGTCTCCATCACCATGCCGCAGGGTACGGATCTTGAGGTGACGGATGATCTGCTTCGCCAGTTTGACGCCATGGCCCAGAGCAAACTGGCCGGGGTGAAGAGCAGTGTGGCGAGCAGCGGGGGGGCCACCACGTTGATGTCCAGCGGCGGAAGCTCCACCGCCTCCGTTTCCTATACGTTGTATGACAGCGCCGAACGGAAGGAAGGGTGGGATACCGATGCCACGGCGAAAGCGAAACTGGAATCGTTGTTCCCGCTGTTCCCCCAGGCTTCGTTCTCCATCCAGCAAAGCACCACCAGCCTGAGTTCAAGCAGTGGCATCGACATCGCCGTGAAGAGCAGTGACATGGACCGGGTCGTCTCCACCTCCAACGCCATCAAGACGCTGTTGGAGAAACAGGCGACGGATTCACTTGCTGATGTCACCTCGTCGCTTTCCGAGGGATTGCCCGAACTTTCCATCACCTATGACCGAGAGCGGATGTACGCGCTGGGAGTGACCATCGCCCAGGCCAACGCTGAGATCCAGAGTGCCATCAAGGGCACCACGGCGACGCTGTATCATGACAAGGGATCGGACATCGATGTGATCGTCAGCCTGGATCCCAAGGACAAGACCAGCATCGCCGATCTCGACAACCTGTACGTGACCAGTTCCGCCGGTCTCCGGGTGCCGTTGTCAAACTTCGCAACCTACACCCAGGGGACGGGACCGATCTCCATCGCCCATGAGGACCAGAGCAGGGTGGTCCACGTGACGGCCAACATCCGTCCCGGCCACACGGTGGACAAGACGCAGCGGGAGATTCAGGCGTTGATCGACGCCAACATCCCCCAGGACAGTGATGTGATGATCACCTACAGCGGGGATTACCAGGAACTGCAGCAAGGCCTGACCACGTTCGCAGAGATCATCATCATGGCGATCCTGTTGGTCTTCGCCATCATGGCAAGCCAGTTCGAGTCGTTCAAGAACCCGTTCATCATCCTGTTCTGCATCCCGCTGTCGGTGATCGGCATCGTGCTGATCTATCTTGCCACCGGCCAGACGCTCAGCCTGATCACCGCCGTCGGCCTGTTGCTCCTGGTGGGCATCATCGTCAACAACGGCATCGTGTTGATCAGCTACATTTCAATGCTCCGGAAGCGAGGTGAGTCGCTTGAGGATGCCTGCGTCGACGCGGCGAAGAGCCGTCTTCGTCCGATTCTGATGACGACGTTGACCACGCTCCTTGCGTTGATCCCCATGGCGTTCACCCAGCAGGAAGGCTCAGCAATGGTCCAGCCCATCGGACAGACGGTGTTGGGCGGTTTGGGTTTCGGAACGTTGATGACCTTGTTCCTCATGCCGGTTTTGTATTACATATTCAACCGACATGCGGACAAAAAGGCGCAGAAACGGATGGAGAAGGAATACAAGGATCTTTCCGTCAGGCAGGAGGAATCATGA
- a CDS encoding TetR/AcrR family transcriptional regulator, with product MGNDTRQAIIWATLKRQSIHPFDPVTLDKVASDVEISKTAIFHYFPNKDALLHDVDAYLRDEASQMRRRVLEEGSDPLAAFTSELIARKGSLYVYAHLLFGPDRPPLFHIGPVFGLEGKKDARSELAFRAGVFFPMAFHEVICNDLPQEQIPAFVARVRRWYDHGLGLNVNVTPRKWSEMDVDPSQLASDRNLSALNRLFSTYGIQGVTMGRMAKETGLAQSSFYYQFANKEEMISKTGKDEVARFLKLLDGRLSVVKEIEDAVITIFGTTNAYYFARPWLSRVYAFVSAPALYLHPSVLEPYPHLRFWRNELSAIQPNAGELALFLPLIPPMHPTESGWGKDACDAHAISMLSRYSRGSDREVL from the coding sequence ATGGGAAATGATACGAGACAAGCCATCATCTGGGCGACGCTGAAACGGCAGTCCATCCATCCGTTCGATCCTGTCACGCTGGACAAGGTGGCATCGGATGTCGAAATCTCCAAGACGGCGATCTTCCATTATTTCCCCAACAAGGACGCGTTGCTCCACGATGTGGACGCGTACCTTCGCGATGAGGCGTCCCAGATGCGCCGGCGTGTCCTGGAAGAGGGAAGCGACCCGCTTGCCGCTTTCACGTCGGAGTTGATCGCCCGCAAGGGTTCCCTGTACGTCTACGCGCATCTCCTGTTTGGGCCTGACCGTCCACCGCTGTTCCACATCGGTCCGGTATTCGGACTGGAAGGAAAGAAGGATGCGCGCAGTGAACTGGCCTTCCGCGCTGGTGTCTTTTTCCCCATGGCGTTCCATGAGGTGATCTGCAATGATCTTCCCCAGGAACAAATTCCGGCGTTCGTCGCCCGGGTGCGCCGGTGGTATGATCATGGGCTCGGCCTGAACGTCAATGTCACCCCCAGGAAGTGGAGTGAAATGGATGTCGATCCTTCCCAATTGGCCTCCGACCGGAACCTGTCCGCCCTGAACCGTCTGTTCTCCACCTATGGCATCCAAGGCGTCACCATGGGGCGGATGGCCAAGGAGACGGGCTTGGCGCAGAGTTCGTTCTATTACCAGTTCGCCAACAAGGAAGAGATGATCAGCAAAACGGGCAAGGATGAGGTCGCCCGTTTCCTGAAGCTTCTCGATGGGCGGCTTTCCGTAGTGAAGGAAATCGAGGATGCCGTTATCACCATCTTCGGGACGACGAACGCCTATTATTTCGCACGGCCGTGGCTTTCCCGGGTGTACGCGTTCGTCTCCGCCCCGGCGTTGTACCTCCATCCATCCGTGCTTGAACCGTATCCGCATCTCCGTTTCTGGAGAAATGAGCTTTCCGCGATACAACCCAACGCCGGGGAACTGGCGTTGTTTCTTCCATTGATTCCCCCAATGCACCCGACAGAGTCAGGGTGGGGGAAGGATGCATGCGATGCGCATGCCATTTCGATGTTGTCCCGGTATTCCCGTGGATCGGACAGGGAGGTCCTATGA
- a CDS encoding thioredoxin family protein, whose protein sequence is MAKVEKILLFTTPTCPNCKVVKAALDKAEISYVVVDAASHADLSRSYGIMTVPVLVTPSGRYEGVGAITQWARSVI, encoded by the coding sequence ATGGCAAAGGTGGAGAAGATCCTGCTGTTCACCACGCCGACCTGTCCGAACTGCAAGGTGGTGAAAGCCGCGTTGGACAAGGCGGAAATCTCCTATGTCGTGGTGGATGCTGCTTCCCATGCCGATCTTTCCCGTTCCTATGGGATCATGACCGTCCCGGTACTGGTCACTCCTTCCGGCCGGTATGAGGGGGTGGGGGCCATCACCCAGTGGGCGAGGAGCGTGATCTGA
- a CDS encoding efflux RND transporter periplasmic adaptor subunit encodes MKHHTIAIISIASFVLLAGCDRLTGTKTAEATPATTEVSQPQAIPVGTQPVKVGPITSYRSFSGDVYPVTTMVILPETSGKIVETLVREGDHVTKGQVVARIDQSRPGMNYHPSDVTSPMEGTLLSFSAQVGGMASPSASLGTIITDKDVEIHFDVVERYLSLVKEGQKVILSFAAYPDETFSGTITRLSPVVDGQSRTRKAYCKLDTPDERIIPGMYAKILLVEQHHDNALLVPSSAVVSHEDGSVIFVLSGNVAKMMKVKTGIQADGMTEIVSGLAKNSVIITQGQATLSDGSPVTVTSQGKGAGQ; translated from the coding sequence ATGAAGCATCACACCATCGCGATCATTTCCATCGCGTCGTTTGTTCTCCTGGCCGGTTGTGACCGGCTGACGGGAACCAAGACGGCAGAGGCAACCCCGGCTACAACCGAGGTGAGCCAGCCGCAAGCGATTCCCGTGGGCACCCAACCGGTGAAGGTTGGTCCGATCACCAGCTACCGGTCGTTCAGCGGGGACGTGTATCCCGTCACCACCATGGTGATCCTCCCGGAAACCAGCGGGAAGATTGTCGAGACGCTGGTCAGGGAAGGGGACCACGTGACCAAAGGCCAGGTGGTCGCCCGGATCGACCAGTCCCGCCCGGGGATGAACTACCACCCCAGTGACGTCACCTCCCCGATGGAGGGGACACTGTTGTCCTTCTCCGCCCAGGTCGGTGGCATGGCGTCCCCCAGCGCGTCGCTGGGGACGATCATCACGGACAAGGACGTGGAGATCCACTTCGATGTGGTGGAACGGTATCTCTCGCTGGTCAAGGAAGGGCAGAAGGTGATCCTCTCGTTCGCCGCCTACCCGGATGAGACTTTCTCAGGGACCATCACCCGCCTGAGCCCGGTGGTGGACGGACAGAGCAGGACGCGCAAGGCGTACTGCAAGCTGGATACTCCGGATGAACGGATCATTCCCGGGATGTACGCCAAGATCCTGTTGGTCGAACAGCACCACGACAACGCGTTGCTCGTCCCCTCCAGCGCCGTGGTGTCCCATGAGGATGGATCGGTGATATTCGTCCTTTCCGGGAATGTGGCGAAAATGATGAAGGTGAAGACCGGCATCCAGGCGGATGGCATGACGGAGATCGTCTCCGGGTTGGCCAAGAATTCGGTGATCATCACCCAAGGCCAGGCGACGCTCAGTGACGGCTCGCCGGTGACGGTGACCTCGCAAGGAAAGGGGGCCGGCCAATGA
- a CDS encoding TolC family protein: MNKIRWMLAITLAMLLPLGAIEVTADKAVALAMSNNKSLQSSAIDLQSAQRAEKNSWNGMLPTVQTTATISHANEASSVTKKIASLNPTMGINTDPTTSFTFGLSVSFAFNPALVTNMETAKRQLAAGQITYAEAKAQMERNVKKLFYAILLQQESMAIQESALENAKARMDQAEDLYTKGYATELSALQAQVSYQNTNASTLKARQALSQQMDNFAFLLGLDDGDDLVLVGSIDTELSVPEEKTGLDAVPRRFDISALDSQLSILDSQRKALDQQIWVPSLSVSLSWQPYLGDVTSDWGDGDNWYDAGSAPSISLAWDLSAMLPWSKARQNVASLEENRKKLVLNRELAVDNARMEIKKLYDTLNASKQAIAASEDSIQLAQRSYDMTLAAYQAGTTELLDVRDSEAQLNQAKLARLNEQYNYLSALLDLQYATRTNL, translated from the coding sequence ATGAACAAGATACGATGGATGTTGGCCATCACGTTGGCGATGCTGCTGCCTCTGGGAGCCATTGAGGTGACGGCGGACAAGGCGGTGGCGTTGGCCATGTCCAACAACAAGAGCCTGCAGAGTTCGGCCATCGACCTGCAGTCGGCACAGCGCGCAGAGAAGAACAGCTGGAACGGAATGCTTCCCACTGTGCAGACCACGGCGACGATTTCCCATGCCAATGAAGCGTCATCGGTGACGAAAAAGATAGCTAGCCTTAACCCTACCATGGGTATCAATACTGACCCCACCACATCGTTCACCTTCGGCCTTTCGGTGAGTTTCGCCTTCAATCCGGCGCTGGTCACCAACATGGAGACGGCGAAGCGGCAGTTGGCGGCAGGACAGATCACCTACGCCGAGGCAAAGGCTCAGATGGAACGGAACGTCAAGAAGCTGTTCTACGCCATTTTGTTGCAGCAGGAGTCTATGGCCATCCAGGAGAGCGCCTTGGAGAACGCCAAGGCCAGGATGGACCAGGCTGAGGACCTGTACACCAAAGGGTATGCCACGGAGCTTTCCGCCCTGCAGGCCCAGGTGAGCTACCAAAACACCAATGCAAGCACGCTGAAGGCGCGGCAGGCCCTTTCCCAGCAGATGGACAACTTCGCGTTCCTGTTGGGGTTGGATGACGGGGATGACCTGGTACTCGTAGGATCCATTGACACGGAGCTCTCCGTGCCGGAAGAGAAGACCGGACTGGATGCCGTGCCACGGAGATTCGATATTTCCGCGCTGGACAGCCAGCTCTCCATTCTGGATTCCCAAAGGAAGGCGCTGGACCAGCAGATCTGGGTCCCGTCCCTTTCCGTCTCGCTCTCCTGGCAACCGTACCTGGGGGATGTGACGAGTGATTGGGGGGATGGGGACAACTGGTACGACGCGGGTTCCGCTCCGAGCATTTCGTTGGCCTGGGACCTCTCTGCCATGCTTCCCTGGTCCAAGGCGCGGCAGAATGTCGCCTCGTTGGAAGAGAACCGGAAGAAACTGGTGTTGAATCGGGAACTTGCCGTGGACAACGCACGGATGGAGATCAAAAAGCTGTACGACACGCTGAATGCTTCCAAGCAAGCCATCGCGGCAAGCGAAGACTCCATCCAGCTCGCACAGCGCTCCTACGACATGACACTGGCCGCCTACCAGGCGGGGACGACGGAACTGCTGGACGTCCGAGACAGTGAAGCCCAGCTGAATCAGGCGAAACTCGCCCGGTTGAATGAACAATACAACTACCTGTCCGCTTTGCTGGATCTCCAGTACGCCACGCGGACGAACCTGTAG